The Primulina eburnea isolate SZY01 chromosome 8, ASM2296580v1, whole genome shotgun sequence genome contains a region encoding:
- the LOC140838103 gene encoding uncharacterized protein, which translates to MSKNPEFPAKKSSPANSTSFSTTDIPLESSRHCEPSVQISSQSELICPPDLPAKVPTALFLREASTVSSIPASSGNVSSSPAPIWNPCSNASSMVQVPFSNSSSSTGNFRSTVGIAETLAPSSSIVEFSGVACSKSNSSSQYHPQIMGNIMVPSISEKDLGIKNAQIGDFQASSSPILDRVATVPAGSGSLSAGFMFSTPSPALGKSPTGDSRVDSVELLGGSMRVDSAVHRVRSPVPVASKVSGRSVPPTVSFRDILRRSSPPSPDQSFADVVDSMDEVPAPTDRDGIPGILFPDQVISSLSAPFRFALIGRISGNRGLTPNKDILSALSCVGLLGSHTVRFLPRGYMVLTLSCEEDYLKFWERPEISIRSVVIRFSKWTPEFIYEEDSSVAPVWGFLC; encoded by the exons ATGTCTAAAAATCCGGAATTTCCGGCCAAAAAGTCGTCTCCGGCGAATTCAACTTCGTTTTCTACAACTGATATACCGTTGGAATCGTCTCGTCATTGCGAGCCTTCTGTCCAAATTTCATCTCAATCAGAGTTGATTTGCCCCCCCGATTTGCCTGCCAAAGTGCCGACGGCACTGTTCCTACGCGAGGCTTCCACTGTTTCGTCGATTCCGGCTAGCTCCGGTAATGTTTCTTCAAGTCCAGCCCCGATCTGGAATCCTTGTTCCAATGCGAGTTCAATGGTACAGGTCCCGTTCTCCAATTCATCGTCATCTACCGGCAATTTCAGATCTACGGTTGGGATTGCTGAAACCCTAGCGCCGAGTTCTTCCATCGTCGAATTCTCCGGCGTGGCGTGTTCAAAATCCAATTCCTCTTCACAGTATCATCCTCAGATCATGGGTAACATTATGGTGCCTTCAATTTCAGAAAAGGATCTCGGAATCAAAAACGCCCAAATTGGTGATTTTCAAGCGAGTTCATCGCCTATTTTGGACCGAGTTGCAACTGTTCCGGCCGGTTCTGGTAGTCTTAGTGCCGGTTTTATGTTCTCCACACCGTCGCCGGCCCTCGGCAAGTCTCCGACCGGTGACTCTAGAGTTGACTCGGTCGAGTTACTCGGCGGGTCAATGCGAGTTGACTCGGCAGTACACCGTGTGCGTTCACCCGTTCCGGTTGCTTCGAAGGTTTCTGGACGTTCTGTTCCTCCTACAGTATCCTTTCGGGATATTTTGCGTCGTTCATCTCCACCTTCGCCAGATCAGAGTTTTGCTGATGTTGTTGATTCGATGGACGAGGTACCTGCTCCGACCGATCGTGATGGGATTCCCGGTATTTTATTTCCGGATCAGGTAATCTCTTCCCTATCTGCTccttttagatttgctttgATAGGGCGTATTTCTGGGAACCGCGGCCTGACCCCGAATAAGGATATTTTATCTGCACTTTCTTGCGTTGGTTTACTAGGCTCCCACACTGTTAGATTTCTTCCTCGTGGGTATATGGTTCTTACTCTTTCTTGCGAAGAGGATTATTTGAAGTTTTGGGAGAGGCCTGAGATTTCTATTCGGTCTGTGGTTATTCGGTTTTCTAAATGGACTCCAGAGTTCATATATGAGGAGGATTCTTCTGTTGCTCCGGTTTGG GGGTTCCTTTGCTAG